The DNA region CTACTTGTTTCCACACACACTTTCTGCAGTTTTCGAATGGCTCGGGGTTAACGGGTTCAGCGTGACTCTTGGCGTGCTCCTGTTAGCAATTGGCGGTTACTTTGTGAGTATTTGTCCCGTCTTTGTTTTGGAAAGATTGAATTGGCATGTAGCTACCTACTAGCTAAGACAGTTGAAACCGATTCCAAAAAAATCCTTGCCGTGAAATAAATGCCTTCCCTCTTCATTGCATTTAGCAAATTGCAGCTAAGTTTCACAAATAAGTTGGGAGTgttttaagtttgatttatGGTTCGTCAAAATCTTTCCTGGACAACAAACTTTTCACAGATGAAAGAAAATTTCCAAGCTTCCCTATTCAATATCCTTCCTATCTTTTCTTGTGCGGTACATCTGTCTGGAGGTCCTTAATGTTGATGAATACTCAAATCTGTTCTTACTGGTTTGGTCTGCCATTCTCTTTGCAGTCATGGTTACGGGTCTCGCAGCAGCTGCACACTATCAGTCAAGTGGTTGTGGGTGCCGTATTGGGTTCGGTCTTTTGCGGGTTGTGGTATTGGTCATGGATTGCCGTGGTGTCAGGAGCATTCAATTCCATCTTGTGGGTTCGAATTCTTCTTATTGTCGGTGCTGTTGGGTTCGCCGTAGGTTTCATTTTGCATGTCATACGCCATTGGTTCGAAACATAAATTCTCAGGAACAGTTTCTAATCACTACCACTCAGCTCCGATATGAGCTTCAAGTAGGAAGACCGAATATTGATTGGATTGGGAATTCACAACCATTAAATTTTAAGTCACTCGTTATTGCCCATATAGGACTGCTAACAATGAATTATCTCGTACAGAATCTAAACAGCTGCCAAATCTGACGATTTCTCAAGGATGCAAACCGTAAGAGCAAGTTGTTGGTGGTCCCAATTTAATTGGAAACAACACACACATCCGAAGACAAGTTCAGCTAAAAAAATGTACTTCCCAgaaattcagcaaaaaaaaaaaaattgtacttCGCAGAATATTTTGCCTCGAACGGATGAGAGCTCAAAGCTTATGAAACTCATCATTCCTAATGATAATATGCCATTTATCAGCTTTTGTCGCATCAACATAATACAACACCCTGAGATCTTAGTATCATTTTCTCGAGACAGCGAATCCTAAGTTTTACAGTGGAAAGCAATTGACTGGCAAGGTAAACAAATCAGTATGTACAATGGGGCACATCACGGCCCAATATTTCCTACATTAAGATCTTTTCTCGGTTTCTTCGGACAAAAGAACGGAGTTTCATCAGTCGATTTCTTTGGCATGCTCAAGTTCGGGAGGTTGGCCTATGGAGGATGATCCTCTTCCTGTGGGGATGAAAGACCATATTAATGCTACAGTGCCCAATGACAAGGCAGCAGCTACTGAGCCCCAAACCCATTTCTTCCTCCATTTCCTTCTTTGCCGGAGCCTTCTTGCTCTCTCTACACAAACCACGGTAAATAAAAGTCAATTTTCTATGTATGAGAGCTTGAGAAATTGCAATCTGCCCGCCATCAAAATGATGCAGTCGATCAgaccatatatatacaaattaaatgTGCCGAAATAAGAAGAGAGGTGTCAATGAAGGCCATCTACCAGACAATACTTCAACATCGACAATTCACAACCCAAACAACAATTTGTTTATTACCTTTTCGAACTCAAGATCAAAACCAACTTTATACTTTCGTCAAAATAGACAGCAAATCCAGTGTAAgatcaagatttttttttttaaaaaaaaaaactttggtGCAGAGATAATATTTCCAGGGTCTCAACAGTATGCTCAAAATCTCACTATTATTAAATGTAGAAGCATAGCAAAATGAGACCTTAAGTCgcattaattttacttttcaaaatatatgtCAGCTGGAAGAGAGTATAGAATCTCACCAATAGCTTCCTGGTTCCTATGAGACATCTCATGATTTACAGCCTCATAATAATGAAGCCGGTCTACCAAGCGAGCAATCTCAAAATTCTTTGCCTCAATTTGAGCTTCCATATCAGTCTCCACTTCAGCCCTTGCAGTTCCCCTCCCAATAGCATCTGCTACAAATCGAGCAATAAACACTTGTTCACTTAAATCTTCCACAGCATCAACAGCCAACTGCTCACACTCCAAATTTGGGTGTGCAGGGAGGGTAAGTCCGACAACAGATAGCTCTTGCTTGATCCTCTGCCACTGGTTCTGCATATTGGCGAGAGATTCCTCTGCTTGCTTCCGCTTCCCTATCTCCACCAGTAAACTAAATCTAAGTTCACGTAATTCCTCTTCAAGATGGAAAGAAAGAGGATGCCGCCCGCTGTCAGAGGACAATTCTGTTGATGGAAGATGGATATAATTAAGCTCATCTAATGAAACATGTTCTAATTAAAGAAGGAAACACTgttgtaaaattaataaattgtttGGATATTATAGACCATAGGCATAGAGTTTCCAACTTCAAGAAATGGCATATATCTATTAACAACATTGTCATAGGACCATCATATTTCTCGATTTGATGCAACAAACCTCTAGTACCATACGGCTAAAATTTAAATGAACAAAACTAAAAAGAGAGGATGGGAAAAAAACGACATGAACTGGAGCTCTAAGCATCAGTGATACACAGAGAAACTAAACTAACGAAAATGTCCCAGTGATCACATGAAGAACATACTGGCAAATCTTCCATAATTCATGCAATGTCTGCAATAAGCATATGCCATGGTTTTCCACAGATAGTAAACTACAGCAATATAGCGGGAAAAGAATCTCCACAGAAGCAAATATGAACGCAACGAAACAGATATCAAGTACAAAGATACCTTCCCAAGCATCGAAAAACTCCCCAATTGCAGCTTGCTTTGATGACCTATATGAGGCACTTAAATTGTTGTCCTCCTCAGAGTTACTTGCATGACTCAATGAATCCTGTGGATCGTAGAAATCATCTCCGTCCCCAAAGATCTCAGAGATTGGTGGATCCTGCTTAAGAGAATCAGCTTCTCCTACTAAATCATCATTCAAACTGCTAATACCAACTTCCCATGTAATATTCCCCGATGGCGTCTGACTTGTTCCAGCTTCACTGTCATTGACCCCGTTCACATTATTGACTTTAACAAGCTCAGAGATTGAATGTCTAACAACAACATCATCTGCAGATGCAATTAAAGAATTGTCTCCATTGTTTCGATTTAGATTGCCCTTCTCTTCTTCACGAGCAGCCAGTGAAGTAGATACCCCACCTTCAGAGTAACTCTTCAGAAGACGCGGCCCACGCCGTTTATGATTTATGACATATGGTGAAGGAGAGTACGAGGAAGGCGAATCAGGGAGCGGGGTCACCTCAGGAGTGGCATACAGAGCTGGGGTTATTCGAGGCCGTTGAACTTTCCTTTCTACATCAGATGTGCTACTTCGCCTTTCCAGCTTTGAATTTGTAGCTGGTTTCGGAATTGGAGGCAAGGAATTTGGCACAGGCATTGAATTATAAACTGTTCTGCCGACTGATTCAGACACTCTAGGTTCTAACAGCCGATCTAAAGCTACTGCTGTAAAGGTTGGCATCGCTCTGCAGAACCAAGAAATCAATGAGAATTTCCGCCTGGAAAGCTTAAGCAGCAAGAATATGATACTATCTTTTTTTCCTGACAAACATATCGAAAAACAGGAAATCACAGCAACCTTAGTCACCGATTATTCGATTAAAAATGAGGACTTGGCTCAAGAACTAAAACCGCCAGAAAAACAGAGACTTTTCCCGATGGTTGCTCTTTTCAAATTGACTCGAATCCATACGACAGTCAATCGGGGAGTTCCCAAATTCCAGTTGCTGGCAGAAAGCCAAAATTACTTAGGAATCCACCGTTCATGAACTTAAACAGGCAAAGCAACGAATTTCGAAGATCAACAGAAAACCAAGCTCGATAGACCACACCGATTGAATTCAGGCATCTGAAGAGGAAAACGGTTTCGGAAGCAACACCACCAGGCAAAACTAGCTTCACAAACAAAGGGGACACAGAAGAGCGAGCTAATACCTGAGAGGCGCGGATATGAAAAGACGCAGAGCAACCCTAGGCAAGAGGAGCAAGACGAAAGGCAGGGAAGGACATGAGGAGAATCACGCCCGAGCTGGATGAAAGGGTCAGCTCAGAATTCGTGGGGGGGCTCTGCAGGACAGGACGAGCTAACCGGAGGCGGCGAAGGAGGAGAgtagagggagagggagagggagacgGGTGTCGGCATCTGGGCGGAGGTGTGTAGCTACGACCGCGACGGACGCTTCCACCGCCGCCTTCTGCGGCTGAGCTTGCTCGCGCCTCCAGGACCtccccattttccttttttctcaCAGTTTCCCTCTGTCTCCGCAAATAGTTCAAATTCTATAGTTAGATTCAAAATATCGGAATATCgcccggaaaaaaaaaagggaaaggaaaaggaaaagggaatTTCCGAAGCTTCGCCACTTATGTTTCTTATCTGAATTTCTTACCTTTTAATAAGGAAAAAGAATAGATTCTTGAATGAATTTCCAGATTTGACCttctgaaattaaaaattcagtcccggcaaaaaataaaaaaacatattttctttttggtccTAGCTAAAACTTCGCTTAGTACTTCACctttatacattttttttcaatatactGGTTGGCTGAGCCTAATCTTTGTttaaggcattttgcaaactATTGAATATGGaatatttttacttataaCAATAGAATATGAATGCTTCTCAAATTCAAGATGCAAGTGAGGTGGTGATTGAATTTCATAGATCATGGATAGAAGTGTTCCTACCTTACTAGGGACTCAGCGCTTAGAAAAGAATCTATTTCTCCTCCTTCAGCTTGATATCAAGAAACAATGTAAAGATTTAGGACACTAGTGAGCCACTTGGATCAATTAGTTAGCAATGAAGACTCTATATAAATAagtttttttgaaatttatataatgTCAACTTCTATTTTTCGAGAGCCATTGTTAATTTTAGTGACATTAGTATTCTCAATAATCGATGTACTAATGGACACTGTGTGTAATATACTTAACTAGTGTAAAAAggatgatgataatgataatGCAAGAATCATTTAGAAAGACAACGAGTGCCCTATTTTTTTCTGTATGCATAATCTTGCATTTGGAAATCCAatgaatttgattaatttaagTTCAAATTAGGTCTATCCACTAAGGGGTTCGACCTCTTCCAATGATACATGTCTTCCAATGATTTGCAGAGCTCCGTGAAAACAGGCAGAACTTCATCAAACTATCAGGAGCATCAAGAATTGCTACATGGAACACAACATGAGAAGACGACATTCAGGGCTTCATGATGAAAACGCACCCACATCAGTACTCCAGCTCGACCCGTCAAAAATACCTATAGGACCTTATTAGAACATTATCAATACTGACGCAACCTAGAATAACAGCAGATCATGTCTTTCTGGAGTTCTTCACCACACAAATAACTTGCCATCACTATCTTGATTCAAGATCTCACATGAAGACTCACCGATCCAATTTGAGGCTTAAGCAGCGCTCCTTGCCCTTTCCATGGCTGCTAATAGAGGACTAACGAAGATCTAGCTACGTTGCGATACTTTGCTATTAGTAGAAGCTATTTTGCACCCACATTCTTCTCCATGGGAAATTAGAAGTATAGTTTCTAATATTTTCGCATCTCTAAACACTTTCTCGGATTGGATTTGCTCTTGGATTCCTAGGACCGAGAATACCCTTACACATGACCTAAGCCACTTCGACGCAAGATCAAATTTTCATTCGCTTTGTTCTTTTGATGGGTATCCGAACCTTAGAACTCTTGTTTTGACtctaacttttaattttagctATATGCTTTAttcatcataaaaaaaaacctcttccaatgataaatattttttattcacgAGACTTGAATTCGAGActcttcttaaaaaaatatgtgctGAACCACGTGAACCAATCCAGATTGGCTACTAATGACGACTTTGATATTTCTTTGTCCTATTTATTACGTTTGATGGGGGgcattagtgaaattatttgTAACGAAAGGGCATCAGTGCAATTTATAGAGGAGAAGAAAACCTAAAGTAATAATTTGGAAACCCGAGGGCAGACCGGACCTTTCATCCCTGCAGAAGACCAAAGGTGGACATGGAGATGGGCCTCCAGCTGCGTAGCGTTATGGTATCTGGAGAGATTCCAACAAGCTATTAATACAGCCAAATAAAACATAGATTCTTTCGATGTGCCTTGGGAACCAAAATCATCGTACGGTTGGGactacattaaaaaaaattatcgtaCGGTCGTTTGAGTGGCATTACTCTCGAAGGCTTATCTGCTTTGGCATCATTAATTATACAACGTTTCGTATTATCCAAATTTTACAATTCTTGACCCACGATTGATGTCTTTTTGGACTATTCGAAAAAATTAGTATCATTTACAAAATGATGATCACACTTCATgttggaaaatgaaaaggattCTGCGATTCACGAATAAACAAGCAGAtagtgttttttttcccccattttccttttgGTTCTTGGGACTTTTCAAGCAAATAACATTTGATGCAAACGAATACTCTCTCGGTGTGCTATGAACATCCAAATAACTAACTGGGACTTCACACAGACATATACACTCTTTTCGGATAGTAATTCAATTGAGCTTTCGGATTCCACGCTGGAGAAGAACAATAGGCGATAAACCAAAACTTAAGGTGAAGAACTAAAAGGGGGGCTTTGGCACTTACTTAGCAGAGTTTTCAGCATAGAGGGACACAAATGAGAGCGCTTTGAAACATCTCCTTCTTCCTCAAGGACAAATTTGATGAAGCTGGAACAACTCATCGGCGAATGATCGAGATATGATCATTAGACACGATCACCTGTCCGATCGAAGCACTGTCTAGTTTTTCTTCATAAGTCAAGCATATGGATTTCAAAAGGAAAGTGCACTGTCCACTCCACACTTTCCTCTTCCATTCACTCTTCATCTGTCCCTCCTAATTCATCTGCTTTACCTATCTCTCACTATTCCTCTTTCCTTTAATCGAACTTTTGGAGGGAAGCCCTTTCAAATGACTACAGGAATGCCATCGAATCGGAGGGAAGCCCAACGCCGGGCAACTTTGAGGTGCCCCACTTGGCCTAGTGAACTTCAGCATACTTTCATTCTCTACTGGGATCAGAATGTGAGTTAGCATCAGTAACCGTCGAAATCCTTCCCATTCTCACACCCAGATTGCAAGACCAATCGAATTCTTGAATCAAGGACTCTTACATCTTTCAGGTCAGATGTCGCCATTAGACCAGTAGGTTGATTTATGGATGGGATTGCTTATGTCAATAAATTTGGCTCACTGGAGCACAACTTAACTTTAGTTCATGACCACCCCCCCCAACCCGAACCCCTGAGATTCTATTACTTACGAGGATGTTCAATAAAAATATCCATAGCAAGAAGGATTGCTGAGACCATTGCAAAACCAGAGAGCtcataaagaaaagaataacTGAACCATTCATGTTCTGCATGTGCTGTATAGCTTCGAGCAAAAATGTTGCATTGTATTGCCCTTCAGTATCGAAAATATATTGTTTAGGCCAGTCTCGGCCACATATAAATCCATTATCCGCAAGCATCCCTATGGAACAGCTAGACATTAAACTCATTTTGAAATATACGAGCCTTTCTAATGTTTCTTGTATGTTATCTCTTTGAGCATGGTAGGCTTGAAAAGAATAAGAACATCATCGGTCTCATTATCGAGCTGCCGATTCAAGCCCAAAAACATGGTGGTGGGCCAAGCAAATATTCCAGTTTACATCAACATCATCTTACGTTTTCCTGGAGCTGAAGCAAGTCACCCAGCTGCTCCCTGCTTTCTTGTTCATCCTTCTCTTCCTCATTTCAATTCTCATCTCCTCTACTAAGTCCCACCTGCCAATTGCTGCGTAGAAATTACAGGCAAGCACGTAGTTTCCTGGATTGCTTGGTTCCAATTCCAGCAGACCTTTCGTGGCATACTCACCTCTACTAATATCCCCATTCAGCCTGCAGGCATTTAACAGGGCCGCCCATACTTTAGCAGAAAGTCTGCAATTTTTCtccttgaccatctcaagaaaCACAAGCCACACATCCTCCATATGGCCCGCTCGGCCCAGACTGTCTATGAAGCAAGCATAATGCTCGGGATATACTTCTAACTTATACTTATCCCGAGCGAATTCGAAGCAGGCTCTGCCCTGTTCCAATAGCCCCGAATGGCCACAAGCAGAAAGCACTGCAAGAAGGGTTACTGAGTTTGGGCAAACCCTGTCCCGAGACTCCACCATCTCATTGAAAAGTGCGAAGGCTTGAAGACCACACCCATGAACTCTGTATGCATCGATCATGGCTGTCCATGACACCACGTCTTTCCATGGAATCAGGTCGAAAACGCTCTTGGAACTTGCAATTTTCCCGCTCTTTCCATACATGTCGAGGACAGCATTGCACAACTGCGTGTCTGACACGAACCCAAGACGCGTTGCAATGCAATGGATCTGCTTCCCAATCCAAAGGTCTGAATTCTCAGAGCAGGCTGCTAGGGCAGTTGTTAGGGCAACAACATTCGGTCTCATTGAACTCATTATCTCAAATGCTTCTTTATACCTCTGATTCTTGACGCACCCAGCGATCATGGAGTTACGCATTACTCCATCACTGCTCCGACACAAAATAGAATACACCTTCATAGCTTCGTCAATCTGCCCTACATTTGAGTAGAAGTCTATCAGGGCTGTCCCCAGAACAACCAAGTCCCTTCCCATCACGACCACCATACTGTGAACTTGCTTCCCCTGTGGAAAAGCCCTCAGCAAAGTGCAAGCCTTCAGCACTGAACAAAGTGTAAACTCATTCCACCCTGTGTAGCCCTGTCTCATCCTTTCAAACACGCGAATAGCGTCCTTGGCGAGCCCGTGACTCAGAAAGCTCGAGATCATCACATTCCAGCTCACGACATCCTTGGACTCGAGCTCCTCGAATGCCTTCTCCGAACAGCACAGAAGCCGGTACTTCGAGTACATGTTGACGAGGGCAGTCTTGCTCACAGTCCCCAAGTCGGAGCCTGTCTTGATCATAAGGCTGTGGACTTGCTCGCCCAGCTTCGGCAGGTGGGGGAGGGTGGGACACACGTTCAGGATGGGAGTAAACGTATATGGGTCGAGGTCCGTTCGGGAGCGGTGAAGGTCGACGAAGAGGACCCATGCGGAGAATGACTCGCCCAAGCGGACCAGGGACGCAAGGCGAGAGTTGTACGAGAGGATGTCTCGGGTAAGCATTTCGTCGAACAGGTTGCGACCATGCACGTGCCTGGATTGGCTAATAGCATTTCGGAGGATGATTTTGGCGGGAAGGTCGGTTTGAGGTATAAATGATGTATCTGGGCATCAAGGAGCCGAGGCTACAATAAGAAACCGCAGAGTCGAATGGAGAGCTTCCGTTTGCCTTTCAACTTCCTTGACCACAGACGGTCGAGGACGTTTCCGGTGTTTCTCGATACTAGAGCACATTCGGTATTTAATGGAGAACCATGTTTCGATCAATTGGGTCGAAAATAAATCATCTTCAAACCGAACCAGCAATAACACGAGAATCATGATGTGTGTATGGTTCATGACAATTGGGGAAAGTCTATACAAGTTTCTTCATCCCATGATGTTCCGTTTAATTTAAGTCCTTACTGGAAATTACAAGGAAGTAGTGAGACAGGTTCCCATAAGGTATCCGAATTCATTGAGGTAAACAAGATATGAAACCGGCCACCACAGAGTGGAATGACATCGATCGTCCTTTTTTTGGTTTTCGCCTGAAGAGTTTGCATACGAAGCGGTCGAAGAGACAAGAAAAACTTCTTGCCATTTGGGGAATTACATCCAGAATTTCTGTACAAGATGGACGATCAACAAATGACATCTGATTCGTTCGGAATTGTAACACAACACTATTTACTCTCTTGGTTCCTACTCAAACCAAACCTATTTCCTTCGAGactaattttttacattcagaTGCTACAGCAGACGACTTAAATTTGCCTACACTGAAGTAGGATCTACAGCACAATCAGCTGTCACAAGAAAGCCCAGGCTATCGCTCTTCCGAGTTGAATTTGTTCCAAGCCTCCTGCAATTTGACAAGCAAGAgcaacaaaaatttaaaaactcgACCGCATAAAATTTTTCTTCGTTGGGTCAAACGAATAGCTTTGAACCCTAAGGTCCATCAAATATAACTGTGGGTTCTTTGAGTACATTAAAAGTATCTGAGCTGATTCATTTTTCCCGCTCGAACATGATGGACCCACCCAGGAATAGCGATCTACTAAAACTTAAAATGAAAGCCTTCAACGAAGGT from Punica granatum isolate Tunisia-2019 chromosome 3, ASM765513v2, whole genome shotgun sequence includes:
- the LOC116200091 gene encoding uncharacterized protein LOC116200091, whose amino-acid sequence is MPTFTAVALDRLLEPRVSESVGRTVYNSMPVPNSLPPIPKPATNSKLERRSSTSDVERKVQRPRITPALYATPEVTPLPDSPSSYSPSPYVINHKRRGPRLLKSYSEGGVSTSLAAREEEKGNLNRNNGDNSLIASADDVVVRHSISELVKVNNVNGVNDSEAGTSQTPSGNITWEVGISSLNDDLVGEADSLKQDPPISEIFGDGDDFYDPQDSLSHASNSEEDNNLSASYRSSKQAAIGEFFDAWEELSSDSGRHPLSFHLEEELRELRFSLLVEIGKRKQAEESLANMQNQWQRIKQELSVVGLTLPAHPNLECEQLAVDAVEDLSEQVFIARFVADAIGRGTARAEVETDMEAQIEAKNFEIARLVDRLHYYEAVNHEMSHRNQEAIERARRLRQRRKWRKKWVWGSVAAALSLGTVALIWSFIPTGRGSSSIGQPPELEHAKEID
- the LOC116198951 gene encoding pentatricopeptide repeat-containing protein At5g66500, mitochondrial, with translation MLTRDILSYNSRLASLVRLGESFSAWVLFVDLHRSRTDLDPYTFTPILNVCPTLPHLPKLGEQVHSLMIKTGSDLGTVSKTALVNMYSKYRLLCCSEKAFEELESKDVVSWNVMISSFLSHGLAKDAIRVFERMRQGYTGWNEFTLCSVLKACTLLRAFPQGKQVHSMVVVMGRDLVVLGTALIDFYSNVGQIDEAMKVYSILCRSSDGVMRNSMIAGCVKNQRYKEAFEIMSSMRPNVVALTTALAACSENSDLWIGKQIHCIATRLGFVSDTQLCNAVLDMYGKSGKIASSKSVFDLIPWKDVVSWTAMIDAYRVHGCGLQAFALFNEMVESRDRVCPNSVTLLAVLSACGHSGLLEQGRACFEFARDKYKLEVYPEHYACFIDSLGRAGHMEDVWLVFLEMVKEKNCRLSAKVWAALLNACRLNGDISRGEYATKGLLELEPSNPGNYVLACNFYAAIGRWDLVEEMRIEMRKRRMNKKAGSSWVTCFSSRKT